A single genomic interval of Aythya fuligula isolate bAytFul2 chromosome 28, bAytFul2.pri, whole genome shotgun sequence harbors:
- the LOC116499750 gene encoding feather beta keratin-like: MSCYDLCRPCGPTPLANSCNEPCVRQCQDSRVVIQPSPVVVTLPGPILSSFPQNTAVGSTTSAAVGSILSEEGVPISSGGFGLSGFGGRYSGRRCLPC; this comes from the coding sequence ATGTCCTGCTACGATCTGTGCCGTCCCTGTGGGCCAACCCCGCTTGCCaacagctgcaacgagccctgtgtCCGGCAGTGCCAGGACTCCCGTGTGGTGATCCAGCCCTCTCCCGTGGTGgtgaccctgcccggccccatcctcagctccttcccccagaacaccgCTGTGGGATCCACCACCTCAGCTGCCGTTGGCAGCATCCTGAGTGAGGAGGGAGTGCCCATCTCCTCTGGGGGCTTTGGCCTCTCTGGCTTTGGTGGCCGCTACAGTGGCAGAAGGTGCCTGCCCTGCTAA